DNA from Granulicella arctica:
CCTCTTCGAGTTGAGAGAGGTTGGCGGTTGGCTTGACGACGATGGCGGTGTAGGGCTGGTGATCGGGGTCGGGCGCGATGGACTCGATGGTGCCGACGTTGAGGCCACGGGGATAGACGAGGTCGCCGCCGGAGGTAAGGACGGTGTCGCCGGGCTTGATGCGGGAGTCGGCGGTGAGGTTGCCGATCTGGAGACGGCCGGTGGGAGTGCCGCGGACGACGGCGCGGATGCGGGTAGATTGCAGGATGACGCCTGCGCCGGAGGTCTGATCGTTGAGCAGGAGGAGCTGAGAGGTGCGGGGGAAGACGTCGCGGAGCTTGCCGACGACGCCGTCGGGGGTGATGACGGCCATGTCGGGCTTGAGACCGTCGTCGGAGCCCTTGTCGAGGGTCACCATGCGGGAGAGATCGGAGCCGCTGGTGCCGATGACCTGCGCGGCGACGGTCTTGGCGATGTAGTGCTGCTGGAAGTCGAGGAGGGTCTGGAGGCGATGGCCCTGGATAGCGTCTTCGGCGAAGGCAGCCTGCTCGAGGCGGAGCTCGGCGATCTGCTGGCGAAGGAGCTGGTTCTGCTGGCGAGTGTGGCGGAGATCGAGATAGTTAGACCAGGTACCGCCGACGCCAGTACCGATTCCGTGGAAGAGCCGCTCGAAGGGAGTGACAGCAGAGGAGACCCAGTAGCGCAAGAGATAGACGCGCGGGCCGTCGGGTTGATCGGACGCGGCGGGACGGCGGACCTGAATGGCAAGACCGATGGTCTGCGCGAGCAGGACCGCGATCAGGACCAGAGCGTTCTTGAAGCGGGTGAAGAAGGATTCCATTGCGCTAGAGACATTATCCGCGAGATGTGGGTATTGGTGGTTGATCCGCAGACAGAGAGGCGGAACCAATGTTGCACGGACTGCGTATA
Protein-coding regions in this window:
- the mreC gene encoding rod shape-determining protein MreC, giving the protein MESFFTRFKNALVLIAVLLAQTIGLAIQVRRPAASDQPDGPRVYLLRYWVSSAVTPFERLFHGIGTGVGGTWSNYLDLRHTRQQNQLLRQQIAELRLEQAAFAEDAIQGHRLQTLLDFQQHYIAKTVAAQVIGTSGSDLSRMVTLDKGSDDGLKPDMAVITPDGVVGKLRDVFPRTSQLLLLNDQTSGAGVILQSTRIRAVVRGTPTGRLQIGNLTADSRIKPGDTVLTSGGDLVYPRGLNVGTIESIAPDPDHQPYTAIVVKPTANLSQLEEVLIVTATQTSLSPQAKQDLAQGAATADTLSGQILDNKRAADLLSERLPSLHDIDPSYVDPTGTTSATNPDDANPAKPENVGGTVPSPLPTLHPDHFTPGTTPPAVDLTPGAQAPPVSTFNPTDSGETPRKTAKPAAPKSTPPDTEPQQ